The Microbacter sp. GSS18 genome has a segment encoding these proteins:
- a CDS encoding GNAT family N-acetyltransferase, translating to MPASFRIRPAAQPDGAFLGEMVVEAANWQPGTDRLKHEVLDDPEYKRYISGWMRPGDAGFVALAGSGEPIGAAWYRMFPRSDPGFGYVATGVPEMIIGVRPIWRAHGVGRALVQHLCEHAKANGFGRLSLSVERGNFATTLYRSEGFAVTTAGHGRSTMVKRLG from the coding sequence ATGCCCGCTTCTTTCCGCATCCGCCCCGCGGCGCAGCCCGACGGCGCGTTCCTGGGCGAGATGGTCGTCGAGGCGGCGAACTGGCAGCCGGGCACCGACCGGCTCAAGCACGAGGTGCTCGACGACCCCGAGTACAAGCGGTACATCTCGGGCTGGATGCGGCCCGGCGACGCCGGCTTCGTCGCGCTCGCGGGCAGCGGCGAGCCGATCGGCGCCGCGTGGTACCGCATGTTCCCGCGCTCGGATCCGGGGTTCGGCTACGTCGCGACGGGCGTCCCCGAGATGATCATCGGCGTGCGGCCGATCTGGCGCGCGCACGGCGTCGGGCGCGCGCTCGTGCAGCACCTGTGCGAGCACGCCAAGGCGAATGGCTTCGGCCGGCTGAGTCTGAGCGTCGAGCGCGGCAATTTCGCCACGACGCTCTACCGCAGCGAGGGCTTCGCCGTCACCACCGCCGGCCACGGCCGCAGCACGATGGTCAAGCGGCTCGGCTGA
- a CDS encoding ribonuclease J: protein MPMNPYDPPALGSGTLRVTPLGGLGEVGRNMTVFEYDGKLLIVDCGVLFPEEHQPGVDLILPDFEPIKDRLDDIVGVVLTHGHEDHIGAVPYLLRMKRDIPLLGSGLTLALTEAKLKEHRIKPYTLTVAEGQREQLGDFDLEFVAVNHSIPDALAVAIRTPAGTVLATGDFKMDQLPLDGRLTDLRSFARLGEEGVDLFLVDSTNADVPGFTPTERSIGPVLDQVIAKAPRRVIVASFSSHVHRVQQVIDAAAAHGRRVAFLGRSMVRNMTIAEDLGYLTVPDGLLIDYKKARDLPEDRIVYMSTGSQGEPMAVLSRMANLDHEIEPGEGDTVILASSLIPGNENAVYRVIDGLTKLGANVVHKANARVHVSGHAAAGELLYCYNILGPKNVLPVHGEFRHLMANAKLAQDTGIPAERTILGENGTVVDLKDGLAQVVGQLDLGFVYVDGSTVGEITDADLKDRRILGEEGFVSVIVVVDAATGRIINGPDIHARGVAEDDAVFEDVKPKIAAALTEAAHSGVRDQYALSQVVRRTIGRWVNQKLRRRPMIVPVVIEA from the coding sequence ATGCCCATGAATCCGTACGACCCGCCCGCCCTCGGATCCGGGACGCTCCGGGTGACGCCGCTCGGCGGGCTCGGCGAGGTCGGCCGCAACATGACCGTCTTCGAGTACGACGGCAAGCTGCTCATCGTCGACTGCGGCGTGCTGTTCCCCGAGGAGCACCAGCCCGGCGTCGACCTGATCCTGCCGGACTTCGAGCCCATCAAGGATCGCCTCGACGACATCGTCGGCGTCGTGCTCACGCACGGCCACGAGGACCACATCGGCGCCGTGCCGTACCTGCTGCGCATGAAGCGCGACATCCCTCTGCTCGGCTCGGGGCTGACGCTGGCGCTGACCGAGGCGAAGCTCAAAGAGCACCGCATCAAGCCCTACACGCTCACCGTCGCCGAAGGTCAGCGCGAGCAGCTCGGAGACTTCGACCTCGAGTTCGTCGCCGTCAACCACTCGATTCCCGACGCTCTCGCGGTCGCGATCCGCACTCCCGCCGGCACGGTGCTGGCCACCGGCGACTTCAAGATGGACCAGCTGCCCCTCGACGGGCGGCTGACCGACCTGCGGTCCTTCGCGCGCCTCGGCGAGGAGGGGGTGGACCTGTTCCTCGTCGACTCCACCAACGCCGACGTCCCCGGCTTCACGCCCACCGAGCGCTCCATCGGACCGGTCCTGGACCAGGTGATCGCCAAGGCGCCGCGCCGCGTCATCGTCGCGAGCTTCTCGAGCCACGTCCATCGCGTACAGCAGGTGATCGACGCCGCGGCCGCCCACGGACGCCGCGTGGCTTTCCTCGGCCGCAGCATGGTGCGCAACATGACGATCGCCGAGGACCTCGGCTACCTGACCGTCCCCGACGGCCTGCTGATCGACTACAAGAAGGCGCGCGACCTTCCCGAGGACCGGATCGTCTACATGTCGACCGGCTCGCAGGGCGAGCCCATGGCCGTGCTCAGCCGCATGGCCAACCTCGACCACGAGATCGAGCCCGGCGAGGGCGACACCGTGATCCTCGCCTCGAGCCTCATCCCGGGCAACGAGAACGCCGTCTACCGCGTCATCGACGGGTTGACCAAGCTCGGCGCGAACGTCGTGCACAAGGCCAACGCGCGCGTGCACGTGTCGGGTCACGCCGCCGCGGGCGAGCTGCTCTACTGCTACAACATCCTCGGCCCCAAGAACGTGCTGCCGGTGCACGGCGAGTTCCGCCACCTCATGGCAAACGCCAAGCTCGCGCAGGACACCGGCATCCCCGCCGAGCGCACCATCCTCGGCGAGAACGGCACCGTGGTCGACCTCAAGGACGGCCTCGCCCAGGTCGTCGGCCAGCTCGACCTCGGCTTCGTCTACGTCGACGGCTCGACCGTCGGCGAGATCACGGATGCCGACCTGAAGGACCGTCGCATCCTCGGCGAAGAGGGCTTCGTGTCGGTCATCGTCGTCGTGGACGCCGCGACGGGTCGCATCATCAACGGGCCCGACATCCACGCACGCGGCGTGGCCGAGGACGACGCGGTGTTCGAGGACGTCAAGCCGAAGATCGCCGCAGCCCTCACCGAGGCCGCCCACTCGGGTGTGCGCGACCAGTACGCGCTGTCGCAGGTCGTCCGCCGCACGATCGGCCGCTGGGTCAACCAGAAGCTCCGGCGGCGGCCGATGATCGTGCCGGTGGTCATCGAGGCGTAG
- the dapA gene encoding 4-hydroxy-tetrahydrodipicolinate synthase, with protein MTHTGNPFGQVLVALVTPMTADGEVDWPAVEKHIDDVITAGADGIVVTGTTGETSTLTDAEKLKLVEVGKDVSAGRAKIITGGGSNETAHAIELYKASEKAGADGIMIVTPYYNKPTQAGILTHFRLVADATDLPVILYDIPGRTGVPIKYETILRLAKHPNILAVKDAKGDFSEVSRVLNQTDLMYFSGDDANVLPHLSIGATGLIGVTANIAAQPYRDIVDAVNAGDLRSATAAHRKLEPLVRAVMTHVPGTVAAKYILHGLGRISSPRVRLPLVGPEEWEAAAIEDELALVTDVPGVDFSNFRPDRNAAAGGALPKVSGTTR; from the coding sequence ATGACGCACACGGGCAACCCCTTCGGACAGGTGCTCGTCGCGCTGGTCACTCCGATGACCGCCGACGGCGAGGTCGACTGGCCCGCCGTCGAGAAGCACATCGACGATGTCATCACCGCGGGAGCGGACGGCATCGTCGTCACGGGCACGACCGGCGAGACCTCGACGCTGACGGACGCCGAGAAGCTCAAGCTCGTCGAGGTCGGCAAGGACGTCTCGGCCGGGCGGGCGAAGATCATCACGGGCGGCGGCTCCAACGAGACCGCCCACGCGATCGAGCTCTACAAGGCCAGCGAGAAGGCGGGCGCCGACGGCATCATGATCGTCACGCCCTACTACAACAAGCCGACGCAGGCGGGCATCCTGACCCACTTCCGGCTCGTGGCCGACGCGACCGACCTGCCGGTGATCCTCTACGACATCCCCGGACGCACCGGCGTGCCCATCAAGTACGAGACGATCCTGCGCCTGGCCAAGCACCCGAACATCCTGGCCGTCAAGGACGCCAAGGGCGACTTCAGCGAGGTCAGCCGGGTGCTGAACCAGACCGACCTGATGTACTTCTCGGGCGACGACGCCAACGTGCTGCCGCACCTGTCGATCGGCGCGACCGGGCTCATCGGCGTGACGGCGAACATCGCCGCCCAGCCGTACCGCGACATCGTCGACGCCGTCAACGCCGGCGACCTGCGCTCGGCCACCGCGGCGCACAGGAAGCTCGAGCCGCTCGTGCGCGCCGTCATGACGCACGTGCCCGGAACCGTCGCGGCGAAGTACATCCTGCACGGGCTCGGGCGCATCTCGAGCCCGCGCGTGCGGCTGCCGCTCGTCGGGCCCGAGGAGTGGGAGGCCGCGGCCATCGAGGACGAGCTCGCGCTCGTGACCGACGTGCCCGGCGTCGACTTCTCGAACTTCCGCCCCGACCGCAACGCGGCGGCCGGCGGCGCCCTGCCGAAGGTGTCGGGCACGACGAGATGA
- a CDS encoding SDR family oxidoreductase, with protein MAKTALITGASSGIGAEYARQLAARGADLVLVARDRTALEALAARLGDEHGVHAEVLVADLLAPDDLAVVEERLADPDRPIEILVNNAGFALGFAFERNDIDDEVRHLRLHVEAPMRLMHAVIGPMLERGHGRILNVASVSGWMPRSTYGAAKGWLISFSRWANGAYAARGIVVTAVAPGFTHTNFHERAGLPKGEEGIADWMWLDASTVVATSLRDSARGKAVSIPSLKYKVLVAAARLSPPRLVARAATRGR; from the coding sequence ATGGCGAAGACGGCACTCATCACGGGAGCGAGCTCGGGCATCGGCGCGGAGTACGCGCGGCAGCTGGCGGCACGCGGAGCAGACCTCGTGCTGGTCGCGCGCGACCGGACCGCGCTGGAGGCGCTCGCCGCGCGTCTCGGCGACGAGCACGGCGTCCACGCCGAGGTGCTCGTGGCCGATCTGCTGGCGCCGGACGACCTCGCCGTCGTCGAGGAGCGGCTCGCCGACCCGGACCGCCCGATCGAGATCCTCGTCAACAACGCCGGGTTCGCGCTGGGGTTCGCGTTCGAACGCAACGACATCGACGACGAGGTGCGCCACCTGAGGCTGCACGTCGAAGCGCCCATGCGCCTCATGCACGCCGTCATCGGGCCGATGCTCGAGCGCGGACACGGGCGCATCCTCAACGTCGCGTCGGTCTCGGGCTGGATGCCGCGCTCGACCTACGGCGCCGCGAAGGGGTGGCTGATCAGCTTCAGCCGCTGGGCCAACGGCGCCTATGCCGCACGCGGCATCGTCGTCACGGCCGTCGCCCCTGGTTTCACGCACACGAACTTCCATGAGCGCGCCGGCCTGCCCAAGGGCGAGGAGGGCATCGCCGACTGGATGTGGCTGGATGCCTCGACCGTCGTCGCGACATCGCTGCGCGACTCCGCTCGCGGCAAGGCGGTGTCGATCCCGTCGCTGAAGTACAAGGTGCTCGTCGCGGCGGCCCGCCTCTCGCCCCCGCGGCTCGTGGCGCGCGCCGCGACCCGTGGACGCTGA
- a CDS encoding dihydrofolate reductase, with the protein MTRIGLIWAEAAGGVIGADGAMPWHVPEDLAHFRAVTGEDPVVMGRRTWESLPPRFRPLPNRRNIVVTRQDEWADAGAERAASLESALALAAEGSPEWVWVIGGGQLYREAIGRADRLEVTELDLAVDGDTTAPDREGWETVRVDPPTGRHTSRTGVRYRFVSQEPAS; encoded by the coding sequence ATGACGCGGATCGGCCTGATCTGGGCCGAGGCCGCCGGGGGAGTGATCGGCGCGGACGGCGCCATGCCGTGGCACGTGCCCGAGGACCTCGCGCACTTCCGCGCCGTCACCGGCGAGGATCCGGTCGTCATGGGGCGGCGGACGTGGGAGTCGCTCCCGCCGCGATTCCGCCCGCTGCCGAACCGGCGGAACATCGTCGTGACGCGTCAGGACGAGTGGGCGGATGCCGGTGCCGAGCGCGCCGCATCGCTGGAGTCCGCTCTCGCGCTCGCCGCGGAGGGCTCCCCGGAGTGGGTGTGGGTGATCGGCGGGGGACAGCTCTACCGCGAGGCCATCGGTCGCGCCGACCGCCTCGAGGTGACCGAACTCGACCTCGCCGTCGACGGCGACACCACAGCCCCCGATCGCGAGGGGTGGGAAACGGTGCGGGTCGATCCGCCGACCGGCCGGCACACGTCGCGCACGGGGGTCCGCTACCGGTTCGTCAGTCAGGAGCCCGCGTCGTAG